The Pseudomonas baetica genome includes a region encoding these proteins:
- the cobO gene encoding cob(I)yrinic acid a,c-diamide adenosyltransferase: MTDSPERDERHLARMQRKKAVIDERIANSPDECGLVLVLTGNGKGKSSSAFGMLARAMGHGMQCGVVQFIKGRNSTGEELFFRRFPEQVRFHVMGEGFTWETQDRQRDIVAAEAAWAVSRELLRDPSIGLVVLDELNIALKHGYLDLDQVLSDLQARPPMQHVIVTGRGAKPEMIEMGDTVTEMGMLKHAFQAGIKAQKGVEL; encoded by the coding sequence ATGACTGATTCCCCCGAGCGTGACGAACGCCATCTGGCGCGTATGCAGCGCAAAAAAGCCGTAATCGACGAACGCATCGCCAACTCGCCTGACGAGTGCGGGCTGGTGCTGGTGCTCACCGGTAACGGCAAAGGCAAAAGCAGCTCGGCGTTCGGCATGCTCGCCCGCGCCATGGGCCACGGCATGCAGTGCGGCGTGGTGCAGTTCATCAAGGGCCGCAACAGTACTGGCGAAGAGCTGTTCTTCCGCCGCTTCCCCGAGCAGGTGCGCTTCCATGTGATGGGCGAAGGCTTCACGTGGGAAACCCAGGACCGTCAACGCGACATCGTCGCCGCCGAAGCCGCGTGGGCCGTGTCCCGCGAACTGCTGCGCGACCCGTCGATCGGTCTGGTGGTGCTGGATGAATTGAACATCGCCCTCAAGCACGGTTACCTCGACCTCGATCAGGTGCTCAGCGACTTGCAGGCGCGTCCGCCGATGCAGCATGTGATCGTCACCGGTCGCGGCGCCAAGCCGGAAATGATCGAGATGGGCGACACCGTCACCGAAATGGGCATGCTCAAACACGCCTTCCAGGCCGGCATCAAAGCGCAGAAAGGCGTCGAACTTTGA
- a CDS encoding cobyrinate a,c-diamide synthase: MNQPRHCPAVLIAAPASGQGKTTVTAALARLHRNQGRKVRVFKCGPDFLDPMILERASGAPVYQLDMWMVGEQESRRLLWEAAAEADLILIEGVMGLFDGAPSSADLARHFGVPVLGVIDGTAMAQTFGALALGLAKYQPDLPFAGVLANRVGTLRHAQLLEGSLTEGLRWYGALSRETGIELPSRHLGLVQASELNDLDMRLDAAAAALASSCEVALPPAVEFAAPAVITAEPLLKDVRIAVARDEAFAFTYGASLDLLRAMGAELSFFSPIRDTQFPEADSLYLPGGYPELHHVALSQNTAMLDAIRAHHAAGKPLLAECGGMLYLLDSLTDVEGTRAELVGLLAGDAVMQKRLAALALQAVDLPEGSLRGHTYHHSLTSTELTPIARGLSPNGGRGAEAVYREGRMTASYVHFYFPSNPVAIAALFAPDSEAAFASRLVPTVETVVTEEMRSLVGASLLAKGP; the protein is encoded by the coding sequence TTGAATCAACCACGTCACTGCCCGGCGGTACTCATCGCCGCGCCGGCCTCCGGTCAGGGCAAGACCACCGTCACCGCCGCGCTGGCCCGTTTGCATCGCAATCAGGGGCGCAAGGTGCGCGTGTTCAAGTGCGGGCCGGACTTTCTCGATCCGATGATTCTCGAGCGCGCCAGCGGTGCGCCGGTTTATCAACTGGACATGTGGATGGTCGGCGAACAGGAAAGCCGTCGCCTCCTGTGGGAAGCCGCCGCTGAAGCCGATCTGATTCTGATCGAAGGCGTGATGGGCCTGTTTGACGGCGCGCCGTCGAGCGCCGATCTGGCGCGGCATTTCGGCGTGCCGGTACTCGGTGTGATCGACGGCACGGCCATGGCGCAGACCTTTGGCGCATTGGCGCTGGGCTTGGCGAAGTATCAGCCGGATCTGCCGTTCGCTGGCGTGTTGGCCAATCGGGTCGGCACTTTGCGTCACGCACAATTGCTCGAAGGCAGCCTCACCGAAGGTTTGCGCTGGTACGGCGCGTTGTCCCGTGAGACCGGCATCGAACTGCCGAGCCGTCATCTTGGTCTGGTTCAGGCCAGTGAACTGAATGACCTCGATATGCGCCTCGACGCGGCTGCCGCAGCGCTTGCCAGCAGTTGCGAGGTAGCGCTGCCACCGGCCGTGGAGTTTGCCGCGCCTGCAGTCATCACCGCAGAGCCCTTATTAAAAGATGTGCGCATCGCCGTCGCCCGCGATGAAGCCTTTGCCTTCACCTATGGCGCGAGCCTCGACTTGCTGCGAGCGATGGGCGCTGAGTTGAGTTTCTTCTCGCCGATTCGCGACACGCAATTTCCTGAGGCGGACAGCCTGTATCTGCCCGGCGGTTACCCGGAATTGCACCATGTGGCGTTATCGCAAAACACCGCGATGCTCGACGCCATCCGTGCGCATCATGCCGCTGGCAAACCGTTGCTCGCTGAATGCGGCGGCATGCTCTATCTGCTCGATTCGTTGACCGATGTTGAAGGCACGCGCGCTGAGCTGGTCGGTTTGCTGGCAGGTGATGCGGTGATGCAAAAACGTCTGGCGGCGCTGGCGCTGCAAGCGGTCGATCTGCCGGAAGGTTCGCTGCGTGGCCACACTTATCACCACTCCCTGACCTCCACTGAATTGACGCCGATTGCCCGGGGCCTGAGCCCCAATGGTGGGCGTGGGGCCGAGGCGGTTTATCGGGAAGGACGGATGACGGCGTCTTATGTGCACTTTTATTTTCCGTCGAATCCGGTGGCTATCGCTGCACTGTTTGCGCCTGACTCCGAAGCCGCCTTCGCGAGCAGGCTCGTTCCCACAGTTGAAACGGTGGTGACTGAAGAAATGCGATCCCTTGTGGGAGCGAGCCTGCTCGCGAAAGGGCCATGA
- the bluB gene encoding 5,6-dimethylbenzimidazole synthase has translation MTDNAFTEAERAAVYKAIAERRDMRHFTGGTVAPELLRRLLEAAHQAPSVGLMQPWRFIRISDRALRGQIQNLVEEERIRTAEALGERSDEFMKLKVEGINDCAEVLVAALMDDREKHIFGRRTLPEMDMASLSCAIQNLWLASRAEGLGMGWVSLFEPQALADLLQLPAGAKPLAVLCLGPVKEFYPAPMLVLEGWAQARPLNELLYENYWGVSQ, from the coding sequence ATGACCGACAACGCATTTACCGAAGCCGAGCGCGCAGCGGTCTACAAAGCCATCGCCGAACGCCGCGACATGCGCCACTTCACCGGCGGCACCGTCGCGCCTGAACTGCTGCGCCGGCTGCTCGAAGCCGCGCATCAGGCGCCAAGCGTCGGTCTGATGCAGCCGTGGCGTTTCATCCGCATCAGTGATCGCGCCTTGCGCGGGCAGATTCAGAACCTCGTTGAAGAAGAACGCATCCGCACCGCCGAAGCCCTCGGCGAGCGCAGCGATGAGTTCATGAAACTCAAGGTCGAAGGCATCAACGACTGCGCTGAAGTATTGGTCGCCGCGTTGATGGATGATCGCGAAAAACACATCTTCGGGCGTCGCACGCTACCGGAAATGGACATGGCTTCGCTGTCCTGTGCGATCCAGAACCTGTGGCTGGCGTCGCGTGCTGAAGGTCTGGGCATGGGGTGGGTCTCGCTGTTCGAGCCGCAGGCACTCGCCGACCTGTTGCAACTGCCGGCCGGGGCCAAGCCGCTGGCGGTTTTGTGCCTGGGGCCGGTCAAGGAATTCTATCCGGCGCCGATGCTGGTACTCGAAGGGTGGGCGCAGGCGCGGCCGCTCAATGAGTTGCTGTATGAAAATTATTGGGGAGTGAGTCAATGA